From Daucus carota subsp. sativus chromosome 6, DH1 v3.0, whole genome shotgun sequence, the proteins below share one genomic window:
- the LOC135147231 gene encoding uncharacterized protein LOC135147231 produces the protein MENGMSQWQMPKFTKDNYQNLCIRMKAILGANDVWEIVEKGLEVLEDEANLNQVQKDILQAQRKKDQKAIMIIHQCLDDSMLQKVASATTSKKVWDTLKSSFSGDAKVKRVRLQTLRGEFEALHMKESESISDYFLRVLTVVNQMKSNGEEVSDVRVIENVLRSLVSKFDYKVFAIEEAKYIDEMTIDELMGSLQAHEEKMLKKEPIEQALRSKLSFKDNDGRYTRSQRGRGRGFICGHGGQQREENQKYERLYETRNSRGRGRGRVTPRYGKSNVKCYNCQKFGHYASECRASKNQVEEKANFVEDKGNIDEPTLLLAHKGEVNCEDNLWYLDSGASYHMCGNKNMFVDILMIK, from the coding sequence ATGGAAAATGGAATGTCTCAATGGCAAATGCCAAAGTTCACCAAAGATAATTATCAGAATTTGTGTATTCGTATGAAGGCGATCCTTGGAGCAAATGATGTGTGGGAAATTGTGGAGAAAGGATTGGAGGTGCTCGAAGATGAAGCAAATTTGAATCAAGTTCAAAAAGATATACTTCAAGCCCAAAGAAAGAAGGATCAAAAGGCGATCATGATCATTCATCAATGTTTGGATGATTCTATGCTACAAAAAGTGGCTTCCGCAACAACGTCAAAGAAAGTTTGGGATACTCTCAAATCTTCTTTTAGTGGCGATGCTAAAGTAAAAAGAGTTCGGCTACAAACACTACGTGGCGAGTTTGAGGCTTTGCATATGAAGGAATCCGAATCAATCTCGGATTATTTTTTAAGGGTCTTGACCGTTGTCAATCAAATGAAAAGCAATGGAGAAGAGGTAAGTGATGTTCGTGTTATTGAAAATGTTCTTCGTTCACTTGTCTCtaaatttgattacaaagtTTTTGCAATTGAGGAGGCTAAATATATAGATGAAATGACTATTGATGAGCTTATGGGATCATTACAAGCCCATGAAGAAAAAATGTTAAAGAAGGAGCCAATTGAACAAGCCTTACGatcaaaattatcttttaaagatAATGATGGAAGGTATACGAGGAGCCAAAGAGGTCGTGGAAGAGGATTTATATGTGGACATGGTGGCCAACAAAGGGAGGAAAATCAAAAGTACGAAAGATTGTACGAGACAAGAAATTCAAGAGGCCGTGGAAGAGGAAGAGTCACACCAAGGTATGGCAAGTCAAATGTTAAATGCTACAATTGTCAAAAATTTGGTCATTATGCTTCCGAATGTCGCGCTTCAAAAAATCAAGTGGAGGAGAAAGCTAATTTTGTTGAAGATAAAGGCAATATTGATGAGCCCACTTTGCTTCTAGCGCATAAAGGAGAAGTAAATTGTGAAGATAATTTATGGTATCTTGATAGCGGCGCAAGTTATCATATGTGTGGCAATAAAAATATGTTCGTGGATATCTTGATGATAAAGTGA